From Actinomycetota bacterium, the proteins below share one genomic window:
- a CDS encoding DUF1059 domain-containing protein — MDAGAHCSGRFRAASQEELERDVEEHLRDKHDIHTMSKTLGNYVKQVARER, encoded by the coding sequence GTGGACGCCGGTGCCCACTGCAGCGGGCGCTTCAGGGCGGCTTCGCAGGAGGAGCTCGAGCGTGACGTGGAGGAACACCTGAGGGACAAGCACGACATCCACACCATGAGCAAGACGCTCGGCAACTACGTCAAGCAGGTCGCCAGGGAGCGGTAG
- a CDS encoding bifunctional FO biosynthesis protein CofGH — MADEAALGRLRRRALRRAEQGLAITRDEAASLLTCRGVELERLMSIAGRIRDAGGFVTADGRRRVTYSRKVFIPLTHLCRDRCGYCTFAWPPKRDVPAYLSPDEVVDIARRGQAAGCKEALFTLGDRPEERYPRARQWLEAHGYATTLEYLRAVAIRVIEETGLLPHLNPGVMTWTELATLKQVSASMGLMLESTSRRLLEKGEAHWRAPDKDPQARLRTIEDAGRLSVPFTSGLLIGIGETLVERVDTVLALRDLQRKYDHLQEVIVQNFRAKPGTAFRDRPEPTFDDLLATVAMARIVLGPKVHVQAPPNLSPDRYPAILRAGIDDWGGVSPITPDHVNPEMPWPVVDELSRRSAEEGCLLVERLTVYPEYVRRPDPFLAGRMRGPVAALAAPDGLARPGHRPRPHPWQDPDGLATQAMTAEMRAVVSGDEAVGSAADGRNVRSADDEHQRAVYGDVHFIAAGVVSSNRPREHGTARTAIRRDVAAALAKAQRGAVLDDDEALALFDTTGVELEALCRAADEVRADRVGDTVTYVVNRNINFTNICYTGCRFCAFAQRRADRDAYNLSLEEVADRAEEAWEAGATEVCMQGGIHPDLGGAYYFEILDAVKRRVPDIHVHAYSPMEVVNGATRLGVSIREWLQEARHRGLGTVPGTAAEILDDEIRWVLTKGKLPAAAWIEVITTAHQVGLRSSSTMMYGHVDEPRHWVAHLKLLRSIQEETGGFTEFVGLPFVHQQAPIYLAGVARPGPTWEDNRRVHAVARLLLQGAIDNIQPSWVKMGLEGAVTILQGGANDLGGTLMEETISRMAGSEHGIRRSPEELRATAARAGRPAAERTTTYDRLETAGIRYRVVATV; from the coding sequence ATGGCGGACGAGGCCGCGCTGGGTCGGTTGCGGCGCCGTGCGTTGCGCCGTGCCGAGCAGGGGCTGGCTATCACACGCGACGAGGCCGCGTCGCTGCTGACGTGCCGCGGCGTGGAGCTCGAGCGCCTGATGTCGATCGCCGGGCGCATCCGCGACGCCGGCGGCTTCGTCACGGCCGACGGGCGTCGACGGGTCACCTACTCGCGGAAGGTGTTCATCCCGTTGACGCACCTGTGCCGCGACCGCTGTGGGTACTGCACGTTCGCGTGGCCACCCAAGCGTGACGTCCCCGCCTACCTCTCACCCGACGAGGTCGTCGACATCGCTCGTCGCGGCCAGGCGGCCGGGTGTAAGGAAGCGCTGTTCACGCTCGGTGACCGCCCCGAGGAGCGCTACCCGCGGGCACGACAGTGGCTGGAGGCGCACGGTTACGCCACGACGTTGGAGTACCTGCGGGCGGTCGCCATCCGGGTGATCGAGGAGACCGGCTTGCTGCCGCACCTCAACCCCGGCGTGATGACGTGGACGGAGCTCGCCACCTTGAAGCAGGTCTCGGCCTCGATGGGGCTCATGCTCGAATCGACGTCGCGGCGACTGCTCGAGAAGGGCGAGGCGCACTGGCGCGCCCCCGACAAGGATCCGCAGGCGCGGCTGCGCACGATCGAGGACGCCGGCCGGCTGTCGGTCCCGTTCACGTCCGGGCTGCTGATCGGCATCGGCGAGACGCTGGTCGAACGGGTCGACACCGTCCTGGCGCTCCGCGACCTGCAGCGCAAGTACGACCACCTGCAGGAGGTCATCGTCCAGAACTTCCGTGCGAAGCCGGGGACGGCCTTCCGCGATCGGCCAGAGCCGACGTTCGACGACCTGCTCGCCACCGTGGCGATGGCCCGGATCGTCCTCGGCCCGAAGGTTCACGTGCAGGCCCCACCGAACCTCTCGCCCGACCGGTACCCCGCGATCCTGCGGGCGGGGATCGACGACTGGGGAGGCGTCTCGCCGATCACGCCCGACCACGTCAACCCCGAGATGCCCTGGCCTGTCGTCGACGAACTGTCCCGCCGGTCCGCCGAGGAAGGGTGCCTCCTCGTTGAGCGCTTGACCGTCTACCCCGAGTACGTCCGGCGACCCGACCCGTTCCTGGCCGGGCGGATGCGCGGCCCCGTGGCGGCCCTGGCGGCACCCGATGGACTCGCCAGGCCCGGCCACCGCCCCCGACCCCACCCGTGGCAGGACCCCGACGGCCTCGCGACCCAGGCCATGACCGCTGAGATGCGGGCGGTCGTCTCCGGCGACGAGGCGGTCGGGTCGGCCGCCGATGGGCGGAACGTCCGCTCGGCCGACGACGAACACCAACGTGCCGTCTACGGAGACGTCCACTTCATCGCCGCCGGCGTGGTCTCGTCCAACCGTCCTCGCGAGCACGGCACCGCCCGCACCGCGATCCGCCGGGACGTCGCCGCGGCCCTCGCGAAGGCGCAGCGGGGCGCCGTCCTGGACGACGACGAGGCGTTGGCGCTGTTCGACACGACCGGTGTGGAACTCGAGGCGCTGTGTCGGGCGGCCGACGAGGTCCGCGCCGACCGGGTCGGCGACACCGTCACGTACGTGGTGAACCGCAACATCAACTTCACCAACATCTGCTACACGGGCTGCCGGTTCTGCGCGTTCGCGCAACGCCGCGCCGACCGCGACGCCTACAACTTGTCCCTCGAGGAGGTCGCCGACCGTGCGGAAGAGGCCTGGGAGGCTGGCGCCACCGAGGTGTGCATGCAGGGCGGCATCCACCCGGATCTCGGCGGCGCGTACTACTTCGAGATCCTCGACGCGGTCAAGCGCCGGGTCCCCGACATCCACGTGCACGCGTACAGCCCGATGGAGGTCGTCAACGGCGCCACCCGGCTGGGCGTCTCGATCCGCGAGTGGCTGCAGGAAGCGCGACACCGCGGGCTCGGGACGGTGCCCGGCACAGCGGCGGAGATCCTCGACGACGAGATCCGGTGGGTACTGACCAAGGGGAAGCTGCCCGCCGCCGCGTGGATAGAGGTGATCACCACCGCACACCAGGTGGGGCTGCGCTCGTCGTCGACCATGATGTACGGCCACGTCGACGAGCCGCGGCACTGGGTCGCGCACCTCAAGCTGCTGCGTTCGATCCAGGAAGAGACGGGGGGCTTCACCGAGTTCGTCGGGCTGCCGTTCGTGCACCAGCAGGCCCCGATCTACCTGGCCGGGGTCGCTCGGCCCGGCCCGACCTGGGAAGACAACCGCCGGGTGCACGCGGTCGCGCGACTGCTGCTGCAAGGCGCCATCGACAACATCCAGCCGTCGTGGGTGAAGATGGGCTTGGAGGGGGCCGTCACCATCCTGCAGGGCGGCGCGAACGACCTCGGCGGGACGCTGATGGAGGAGACGATCTCGCGCATGGCCGGATCCGAGCACGGCATCCGTCGGTCCCCCGAAGAGCTGCGCGCGACAGCCGCTCGCGCCGGCCGCCCCGCCGCGGAACGCACCACGACCTACGACCGGTTGGAGACCGCCGGGATCCGCTACCGCGTCGTTGCGACGGTCTGA